The Tripterygium wilfordii isolate XIE 37 chromosome 21, ASM1340144v1, whole genome shotgun sequence genome segment GCCCTATAATCAGAAGGTCCAAACTGACAAGTTCAGATAAATAACATAAAAATCATTTAACAGTATTagaaaaaatccaaaaataacATGGTCAAAAGAGGAAGTGCCTAATTTGAGTGTATATGACATGAAATAAGAGCAAAATGAATATAATGGAAGCTGCAATTAAGATTTTACGTGCGATGTACAAGGTAAATGGTAAAATGGACAACACATGCATCAATTTATAAAATGTGCTATCATAAACAGAGGAACGACATTTAGAATCGAATTTGCCAATCCAGGCATCGTGTAGAAGTCAATTAACCAAGAGGACATGACCGTGTTAAAAAAGATTCCCCTTAAATGTGCttcaattgaataaagaaaCTTAAATATAGTATTCATTGTATCAGCTCCATAAAAAAACAAGAGGCTTTTTCCAGATCAAAATTTAACCACTtgtctttctggttcatttTCATGATTTGTTCTCATAAAGCCATCAGTAGTCACATGCAAAGGAGTTTAGGATGTGATTAAGGGCCCAATATGCTTACTTACAAGGGGCCATTGGAGGTTAAATTAGGCTTGAAATTAATGAAACAAGGAATGGCTTGTGCTTTAACCTGAAATTCCATCTATGTAACTTGGTGTTCTGTATGACCAACAAAATTGTTGTATGTGTATTCAGAGGTGGAAATATGTGAAAATGAATTGACATTCTTAGAATCATTCATAATTCTCTGATGATCTAATGGTACCCCACATTTTAAGTTCAATGGAAACATTGACCCATTAACTCCTCTTTAGTTAAATCCAGAGTAGCTAAACAACTATCGTGCACAAGGCAACCATACTTCAGGAAGTTCATTCCCAATCACGACGTACTTTGCTTGAAGATGCTGTATGAGAAGAAAATCAATGTGAAAAGAAACTACATCTAAGGCTCACGCAATGGACGGGGTCGGGGACATGTAGGATGTACGTTAcattcacataatatgtggcgaCACTATTTCCAAGAGTTGaatatgtgacctctaggttgcaccctgacaactctaccactgggccacatgttcgcctattGTGTAAATCCATAGTGAAATGATAAATTTACCTTTGTTCTAGGGAAATCGGgctaatttttatatcaaatccCGAAGGCAGATTTAAACGCAGATCTATCCcaagtcccccccccccccataaCACATCCTGTAAAAGCCAGGCCTGGTTGCAAAGGAAAACATTTACTGGAAAGTGGCCGATAGTACAACAAGAAATTTGGCTGTTCTTGTAACTTTTAAAGAGTTCATAGGTTTTTCTTTAGTATTTTTTGCATACTGCAAAATCTTTAATCTTTAGTATTAGCATCACTTTACTGATTCAGTCATGTATAGAATTTTACAGTCACATCCACAAGGTGTACTGAATatgaatcatcatcatccgagcctttatcccaaaagtttggggttggctacacgagtctatgagaacatcattggaaatcCACATGCCCCAACGATATTCTCATTCAGACTCATGTTCAtgtgtttgacaaaattttaCGCTGGCTGCCAACCTACTACAACCCTCCTCCTTCATTCGGGCTTGGGACCGGCTGCGAAGAGAGTAATACTTAAAAAAAAGATCATGGGAAATAGTGAGCATCCATACACTTGATGGACCCCTAAATCTAGTATCTAACATATCTCCAAATCAAGGACCAAAATTCTATAAAATGACTTCAGGAGAAACACTTAATTACGGCATTACGCTTCCTGAAACCCCAAGTCTTATCTTCTTAAACCGTACTTACCCAGTGTCTTAAAGTTTCCACTATTAACAACATACAAACTAATAAATCTTCCATTAGAAGAAGACCTAGTGATGCAGAAAAGATACTCCCGTGATAGAAATGAAAGGTGATCACATCTTGTATCAAGGTGTCAATGAATTTAATGGAACAAATGATAATGATATACAGACTGGAAAGAAAATAACCAGAAATAAGAAGTACCTTTCAAGAATTTGATATGGATCAACAACAAGCTCCAGTTTTCCATCAATCCATAGGGAATAGCGGGCATTAGGAAACATCCTATGCACAAGAAGCTTCGGAATCTGCAGCAGGCATAGTCAAAGTCAAAGTCAAAAGTCATATCTCTATTCAAAGATTGTTCAAGCTGGAAAGGGAAGCAAATAACTAAACCTATTAGAATCATATCCAAGCAAGTTGTTAAATGACATGTGCAACAAACTATGataaaactgaaaataaaaagaaagctaATGTAGAATATCTACCTTGCCATTGCGTCTTCCATCTGTGTAAGGAAGATTATGAACAACAACAAGTCTCCACAGGTCAACTCTCTTCTTGTTGTCCAACCCACTATTGTTCTTCAAATATGCTTCTGTTTCTTCATCCACAAACATGAAGAAACAGACGGTCTTCTTGGAATATTCACTGATATTACTAGGCTGCTGTATCAAATCAAAAGCTCCTGAGAGAGAAAGGAATCAAGCAATAAGCCATTATCGAGGAAGTAACTGGCCAGctcaagaatttgaatgttcatcTAAAATAAGAGTATTACAAGAAGCACTACCAAATATTGCCGATGCAACAACCACACCACGGCACTGCTCCATCTCAAGAAGGTCAGAATCATCCATGTCAAATCCAGTCTGGTGACCAGGTTTAATTCCTTTGACAAATCTGATCAATGCAGGCATGCATTATATCAGTAAGAAAAATGAGGAATAAAATTAAGGCCAAAAAGAAAGTACCATGTGTGTAGCTCCATAGCGTAAATACTTTATATGTAACAAAGTGAACTCGGAAAAttggaaaaaagaaataaaaaactcCATTCAAAGATGACAAGAGATGGAGAAAGTGGGGTGGGGTTAGGGTAAAGAAAGGGCATACCCACAGTGCACGCTCATTGACTCTCTTATATCATAAGAATCACTTCTTTGGCTCAAAGAAGGATATCCACCAAACTCTGAGCCCCCAAATTCTGTCTCTCTATTTAACTTCTCCTCATAGATATAAGTAAGATTTTTAAGCACAGGAGAAAATGATGAAGCCTCTGGCATTAAGGCAATGGCTTCGTCCACAGGTAGGTAGCATACAGGACATGCTGAAAATAAACAACCAATAATCACAGCAATATCAGCGACATTGcaactttttttctttgtacTCTGGAAAACAAACATCAGTGACACAGCATTATGATTGGTTCGTAGGGAGTAGAAATTAACATTTGGTAATGCAGTACAAATAGTTGCAAGTATATAGCAAAAATAAAATAGGAGATACAGGACATGAAACTCACCAAAACATTATGAAGGTAAGAGATCATCAgtttaaaaagaagaaattaaataaagtaaAGAAAAACTTACGGCGTGGTCCAGTTCTCTTTTTATCTGCTGGAGGTGGCGGTACAGTAAAATTATTACATAGATGCCCCTGTGGAAGAGTGTACCCGATAAAAtattgaggaggaggaggggataaagcaaaattttcaaaggcTTTTCTGATAATAGAAGTTTTGCTGTCCACGCTATTAGTTTGCTCTCTGTTTGTTTGTGAAACACTGAGATAAGTTATAAACGAACTGCCATTATTGAGCACAATATTAATGCGATCACCATCCTGTGAATCTTCACCTAATACCAAGAAGAACATTTTAGTTCTTTCATAGTTATAATTACACCAAttgaaaaagatttttttttaaaaaaatcttgtaACATGGAAGCCTTTGAAAACATATGATTCGAAGAATGGCATGCATAAATTATCTCAAAATTACAcataaaagagaaagagaaatacaGAAGGGTCGCCCACCAACAAAATAAGATCATTTCCGAATTGAACTTGATAGGGAGATGACTACTATAAAAAGTTATCAACTGAATAAAACTGAAAGATATCGCAGAAAAGCCAGTTAAAATAGGAATTCAAATCATTCAATAATATCAACTCTACTGAGTATCCCCAAAGTAAAGGCGCTAGCCTCTCAGCACATCTCACAAAAGCACAACATAACCGAAAAGGAACCACTACATTTGCATTCGCCAGTCCAGACAGAAGGAAAAGCATCAATCTAAATAACAACCAACATCCAAAATTGGATTATAATTTCACCATAAGGAACAAATACAAAAACTTCAATTCTAGAGCGATGATTAAGTGATCAAATCAGAGAGGAAAAGACTCGGACTAACCTTTCCCTACATACAAAACCCAGACAAAAACTGCGGCCGAGACTATACAAAGAAGCAGCATCCCAACCTTCCTGCGACCGGCAAACTTGCAGATCCAATGGAACAATCTTTCCTTCTCCTTGAGCATTTTTGGAGGTTTACTGCGTGTTGTCGTCTGGACTGGTAGTACACCGTTGCCGTAGATTTGCAACTGTTTATCCAATGACCCATAACTACCAGACCGGATCCCCGACCACCCTCCAGTCATTGTCTCCCTAAAATCAAAAGCACCCCTCTCATCTTCCTCTTATTCACACCCCCTGTTTCTTTGATTTGTGCAAGTCAGTGATTCAACAATTCAACAGTAAATAATCGCTAAAACTAGAAACGGATGAACACCCAATTCACCGATTTGGCCCCAACTTCTTGGGCACCTCTGAATTTCACTGAATCAAAGCTCCCTTGAATCAGAATTTCAAATAGATTGGGCAAACACGGAAAGATAGATTGGGCAAATACGGAAACGAGAAGAAAAATCAATGCAATATGTTTCCACAAATCAAGTAGCGATTCActgttgaaaatttgaaatggacgctaatatatatagatatatcagTTACAAATgggtgtgaaaaaaaaaaagcgtttTCAAAATTTGTAGAAGAGAATAATGATCTAGGGTTTGTGAATGGATGAcgggttttaattttttgaacaAAATCAAGGGTTTGCTTACATCAAAATTGAGGATCACAAGCCCatgttaataattatttttgctaAATTTGTTGACATCAAACCGAAATTAATCGCGTGTTTATATAGTCAGCTTTACactgaacaaaaataaaaaaaaaaacaccttgtAACAGGGTTAACTTGCGCCATTTGCGTGATGTTAACATCGACGCCGATGGCTTACCCAGACgatgttacaacttacaatgAAACAAATAATGCAGAAATAATGTCATGATCAAAACTTGCTGTCTGTATTCTGATCCTTGTGgcttgattttggttttgattttatattacTATCAGGCAACAAAGTTTTAATGCTATTAGCCTGTTTTCGTTCACAGCTACTTCTGCCTGGACATAAACACGATTTTTGAGTTGTTATTTTCAAACATTTAACATCACATTCATATTTTGTCTTAATGGATAAGGATCAAAATGTTCTCTGTATTTTTCAAAAGGGATCAAGTCCTCTACTTTGTTTCGGGCTAAAGAAGCCCCGGTACTTTGAAGGTTGGCTAAATAAGCCCCTCGTCACAACTTGACATTAGTCTAGTGGTTATATCATCAGGTTTAGAGTAAAAGATCTCTCAGGTCTAGCGTTCGAGTTGGTGGGAAGTAATTTCTTGGGGTTTCTTAGGTTCCGTGGATTGATGGTTGATAGTACAGGCCTGTTTCTTGTGAAGAATCTTATTATGGGTCTTGGCCCAGTCTTACTCACCACACATTGGGTTTCGACTCATAACTAAATTGGTGGCCCGCTATGCACACTGGGCGGTCATCCCATGTTTAAAACTAGGTCAGTATTTCACAAGTGGTGGTGGGGGCTGGTGCCTTCCTAgtcaccaaaataaaataagccACTCGCACTCAGTGACAAATCTAGAAAATGAATTAGAGGGCTTGGCGAGTGATAGAGCCATGAATTTATATGAGGGGGCCAAAGGTTGATGGGGGTTCAAGGGCAATGCCCTCGgggaaaaaaatttgagggctatttattgaaaagtgaccttaaataataaaatatctaTCTTAATGCGGTGTTTCTTTCCAAACACACTCGAACTTTCCAAGTCAAAGAAAATGTTTATGTGTGATCCATTCATGTGGGAGATTGTTGGAACCATTATGTGTGAATGACTCAATAACTCAAAGAGACAAGTAAAACATCATGACCACAAACTCATTACCAATTGATTCGACGAGCTTGGGCTTGGGAATGATAGAggagggaggaggaggaagagattCCACAACTTaagattttttcaaattttaattaaaggttttttaatttttgatttttacaaGGGCGTGTTTGGTTTCTAActtaagttatgtttgattttttttgatcaTGTCACATTTTACACCAGATATACTTGTTTTGCCAAATCAAAGCCATATAATATATTAGAGTCCACATCAGGTAAATTTGACATCAATGTAGATGAGGGCTAACGGAGATTGAACTTCAAAGAACAGAGACTTGTTTAGctcaaaacaaagtagaaaGACTTGATCAACCCTTTTTAAAAGGTACATGAGTTATTTCGATACTTATCTTCCTTTTTTTCGAAAAAAGGTGATTAGATGAGATCAAATGGATTCGATCATGCATGCATGTCGGCTCacttaaaaaaagaaacttgAAACAACCAACTACATTttcttattgttatttttttaaaaaattgcaaaatcaAACATTAATTTGTATAGGAATTAATGCCAAATGCATTCGCATTAATGTTGATATGGCAATATGACAAgaaatcaaaaggaaaaaaatgaaagtatAATTATAGAAATAATCACTTTTGGTGAATGGGAATAAagctagatatatatatatagctaaattaattaatatagatGGTGCCCTGTCTATCAAATTTAATTCTTTCGGTTTCTCATTCATTAGTTTGCTGAATTGCTGTAGCTATGGTTGTGAAGTTATTTTCATTTCCCATCACTTCTAGAGAAACCTATTAATCCCTCATTTAGTTGTTCCTCAACCAACTAAACTTTTTTTAAAGGCAAAAAATCTATTAATATCAAAAGAAGGGGGTTTAGGGGAGGTTCGGTGCACTATGtatttaacaattttttataaaaatataattaattttgacCGTTCGatcttaaatttatttttaaaatttttaaaaagtaaaaaaatttattacctAATAAAAGATTTGGATCATATTTGTTATCATgtttatttaataattaaataatttttcaaaaaacaaattatattattaCATTCACCATGATAATACATGTTATCTATtaattttatacaaaaaaaaaaaaataattatatggcCAACCCATTGATAGTCCGGGCCAACCTCCCCTCAATTACAAAAGAAGATATCCAATCCACATAAAGTAAACAAGCTTAACTACAAACTGAGAAAGGGAGAGTCGGTAAGAGATTTCTAGCGAGAGAGACTATGAATTAATTAGTTCATAAGCcaataattaataatacatTTTTAAATCCCTCCTGGGCTTTATTGTCTTTAGTTCATTTTTATGTgcttaaaattattaaattttgttaATAATCTTCATTAAAAACTGAAATATTGTCCTGCAGCTAAACGTACCGGTTCTCGGGATGCTAATACATCGATCTAATTAATGAAGTCATTATTAAAACTAACCTACTGGTCAAAGATAGGCAGATGACCGTCGGATTCTGGCCTTACAAATCGCCAGAATTGACTCATTTGTTGTCCAGCCAAATTTGATGGCTCGACAAAGCGAGAATTGCGACCTTCACAACTGTGGATGCTATTCACATTCCACACTCCACAAATATGACAGTTTATAGTTtatactttaattttttttattttttatttttggattcGAAACATCGTTGGGCATGCTGTAAATGGGCTGAGCCGAGTTTTGATATGTTCATGGTTGACTCGCCATATTTTTCCTGAGATCGAGTTTTATAGGACTTGAAAAATTGAGTTCGGACTCGACTCGTTAAGAAATATCAAAACTCGAGCTTCACTCACAAAAGCCtgtttatttcaaaatttaaatatttgaaaataatcATTATTGTCATAAATAACAACGGTAAGTCAATTTCAACTAtcaaatattgaaaaaatatataaattatttatattaatatatatttatagtaatattttattttaaataagtaGGCCTCGAGCTTTCGGTGGCCCTTTTAATAAACGACTTTGAAAAGAGATTTAAGCTCAGCTCGCGCGTGAGCTCACGAATAAAAGCTCCAGCTCGACTCATTTATTAAACGGGTTGCCTGTGAGTAGCTCACGAATAGCTCGGTCCATTTACACAACTACGCCTCACGCGTGTGTCTCAACCTAGGCCCATA includes the following:
- the LOC119989463 gene encoding uncharacterized protein LOC119989463, translated to MTGGWSGIRSGSYGSLDKQLQIYGNGVLPVQTTTRSKPPKMLKEKERLFHWICKFAGRRKVGMLLLCIVSAAVFVWVLYVGKGEDSQDGDRINIVLNNGSSFITYLSVSQTNREQTNSVDSKTSIIRKAFENFALSPPPPQYFIGYTLPQGHLCNNFTVPPPPADKKRTGPRPCPVCYLPVDEAIALMPEASSFSPVLKNLTYIYEEKLNRETEFGGSEFGGYPSLSQRSDSYDIRESMSVHCGFVKGIKPGHQTGFDMDDSDLLEMEQCRGVVVASAIFGAFDLIQQPSNISEYSKKTVCFFMFVDEETEAYLKNNSGLDNKKRVDLWRLVVVHNLPYTDGRRNGKIPKLLVHRMFPNARYSLWIDGKLELVVDPYQILERFLWRKNATFAISKHYKRFDVFIEAEANKAAAKYDNASIDFQIEFYKKEGLTPYSESKLPITSDVPEGCIIIREHVPISNLFTCLWFNEVDRFTSRDQISFSTVRDKIRAKTNWTVNMFLDCERRNVVVQKYHRDVLERLRAPAIHPSPLPPVLVNALPVKLSADTSPERAGPPPPPARKLPRRVRDRKSGSRRHRKIVAGATDSG